The genome window CTTTCTCCTTGTCTGTTGTGGAAGTAAGAGATACTGTCCCAAGGGAACACACTGTAATCTGTTCCCTGTGTGTCCTAGGCCAGACTGGTCCAAATGCCTTTCTGGATTCAGCCCTAATAAGATGGGTCTTGGTGTGTGGCACCTGTACAAAGCCCCTACTGGACAACATTTTCCCTCTTTGTggtcacattttatatttgttctaGAGATGACAAGGGTgggaaaaaatagatttttaaagtcAGATGAATCTCAGTTCAAATATTGGCACCGCCACTtaacagctgtgtggccttgagacAGCAGTGAACTCTGCTGTGCTCTCTGATCCTCATTAGTCAGGGGAATGAATAATCACACCCCTGCTTGGTGTTATGGTGGAATTAGATGTCGTGTGTATAAGGCAGcttgcccagtgcctggcacacagtaaatgttcAGTAAGGAGAAGCTGCAAGTGTTTCTGAGTTGCCCTGCTGGGCCCTTCTGCACTTTCAGTGCTGGTCCCTTTCTTTATGCCTGAGGAAGCACCCAGGCACTATAGTCTCTCAGCCCAGGAATAGGACATGGAATCCTGGTTCCCCCTTCTGTCTTGAGGTCCAGCTTGTGGCAACCCTGGAAAGCCTGCTGTGAAGCATCCGCTTCTGGAGGTGCCAACCACTGAGAGCAGCGTGCCTCTTGTCGGCAAGTCCTTTTGAGCAGGTGTGAATGTTTCATCCTTCCTCGTGGGTTTACAGTTCTCTCCTCTGTTTCAGTTACTGCCTTTGGTGTACCACTTCCCTCTAGAGTGCGGCCCACTTCTTCCCCACACCTCCCTGCTCTTTCCTCCGTGATGACACCGTCCTGGGGAAGAGAGCCTGTGCAGagctcttcactttcagtctgctGCAGTTTCCTTATTGACACCATGACATCATCTCTACCCTGGAAATTCCACTCACCCTCCTGTGCCTCCAACTCCATCCCAGGCCTCCAAGTTCCTATAAAGGGGGACTCCCACCTCAGTGTCAGCACAGAGCACAGGCGGCTTCTGAAGTTTCTGGGCTGTGCAGTCTCAGCCCCAGGAAAGCCTCCCCTCCACCAAGACCATGAAGCTCTGTGTAACTGTGCTCTCTCTCCTCGTGCTGGTGGCTGCCTTCTGCTCTCCAGCGCTCTCAGCACCAAGTAAGTCCACTCTCTCAGCTGCTACCTCCAGAGTCATAGTGTAGACAGAGACTACTTTTCTAGTAGGGGCTGGTCCCACAGTGGCATCTGGGTTGGGATGCAAGGAAGCTGGGCAGGTTTCTGAGTAGTCTGCTGTTAAATGTGGAGTCTAGTAGACATTCAGTAATAGTCAAGTTCCTGTTTTCTTAAGAAAGAGCAATGAGTAAACATATTTAATCAAGTCCCTGTTTCTTTCTATGCCTTGGtgtctctgtaaaatgaaggcattCTGAGTCCCAGTCAAGCTCCAATCTTCTAGGGTTCTTTGTGATCTTCTCTTAGAATCCTCTATTCAGAATAATACTCAGGGTGGGTAGGGTTGGAGGCAAGGGGCCATATCTGGGCATCTGATAGCCCCACAGGGATACGCACTGAATATCTATAACTAGAAGCCAAAATGAACAGCTCCTTATTGAGCTTCTATCTCACCCTGGCCTTTCTTTCCAGTGGGCTCAGACCCTCCCACCGCCTGCTGCTTCTCTTATATCCAGCGGAAGCTTCCTCGCAACTTTGTGGTAGATTATTACGAGACCAGCAGCCTCTGCTCCCAGCCAGCTGTGGTGTAAGTATCAACTCTGGGGCTGCTCGGGAAGTGGGGGTGAGGGCAGGATTAGAAGAGGAGGTCTGCTTGGGGCAGGGGTGATCAAGCAGTAGGGAAGCAGGTCTCGGGGCTGAAGCCCTCCCAGAAATCAGTGAGGAACAGGTCATGAAGTCACCTGTTGAGTCCTGAGGGGGCTGGGTGGGAGCCAGGGAAGTTAGCCAGAAGCCAGGAAACCAAGGAAAGTAAAAAAGATAACAAGAAGATGTGAGCTGATTTCATAAACCGTGCTTAGAAAAACATGTGGAAAAATCATCCATCCAATAGAGGATGAATGGGGAGATATATCCATACTGATGGCAAAACTCATTGGTTCCTAATTTGGGCAACCCAGGGGCCACACTAAATCCAGAATGAAGTCACAAAGAGTCTGGTGTAGCACCACTCCAGGGAGGGCCTGCCCGCCCACTAGAGCTGTCCAGCATGAACCACGGGCAACAGAGATAGCTATCTTAGGCAAGGTCCCATGGGATCCTAACCTGTCCACTCCTTCTCCCACAGCTTCCAAACCAAAAAGGGCAGGCAAGTCTGTGCTAACCCCAGCGAATCCTGGGTCCAGGAGTACATGGATGACCTGGAGCTGAACTGAGCTGCTccaggcctggaggcaggaggtcTCAGGGAAGGCCACCTGGACCCAGCGCTGCTCAGAGAGACACAGCCTCTCCATGCTCACGACTCCTCTCAGTAGTCCCAGTTTCTTCTCTTAATTAATCTTTGTTATGTGCTAGCTTATTGTATTTGGTgttatttccattatttatatttgttttgcaAAGGATATGTGTCCCCCATGGGGATGGTCCACATTCACTGTTTCTCTGTTATTACAGATACGTGGGTAATATAGTTGATTCTATGTGTTTtcataataaaactttaaaaaatatagacagtttctttgtgtttttatttgatttCGGGTGAAGGGAATTATTAATAAGGACAAACTACAGTTTCCAAATATAACAAGAATGAGCAATTACTGAATACTTAATATGGGCTAAAATGTCCaaggacattctcttacataatACTTTAAACAGGGATTTTAACACCCTTATGAAGTAGGGCTGGTGGCCCCcaattttacagacaaggaaacagagtCACAGAGGCTATGTGACTTCCTAGGGCTTGTAGGCCTGCTTAGGGAGCATCATGAGAGGATGACCCCAAAGGACAGCTGTGATGCTCGGGGTGATGGTCTCAGCGTCTTATAGAGGAGTTATCAATAGTGGCTGCAGCACCGTACAGAAGAAAGAGGGAGTAAGGGAAATAAGTGGACCGCCATCATTTATTATGACAGTAACATTAGGAAAGTCATCTTGCTTTACTGAACCTCAATTTTCACACCTGTAAAGTGGGGGTAATATTACCTGCTTTGAAGGGCTGTAATGGGGTGAAGTATAAAACACCCATCATGGGTCCTGACATGAGCGAGATTCTTTCCCTCTCGGGGCCTCAGCTTTTTCACTTACAGTGGGTGTAGTGTCTGTCCATTCAGGGTCATCATGCCTATTGGATTAGACAGTGAATCGGCTCTCAAAAGCCCAAAGCAAGTGTGAAGTGTCACGATGAAGACAGAATAAGCCACATTCAGATCTGGCTGTGGAATATTGAAGGGAGTAACCGAAAGCCACGTCTCCTTCATGGTTCTCCAGTCAGCACTTTCCTACTGTTCCCCAGGTCGGAGAGAATGCAGCTGTGAAGGAGATTTATGTGCGCACTCAAGCCTTGATCCACAGGGCACAGAATCATAGCCTATCAAGGTTGGGAGGAACCTCTCAGATCATCTGGTCCAGTCCTCTCATTTTATGGAAACTGAGAAGTGGCTTTCTAAAGGCCACCCAACAAGTGCATGACAGAGCAGGCCTCTGTCCACTGCCAAGTCCCAGGTTAGTtcccctttcatttttctttttctttttttaaattttggtatcattaatctacaattacatgaggaacattatgtttgctaggttCCCCCCCTCACTAAGTCCCCctcacaacccccattacagtcattgtccatcagcgcagtaagatgctgtagaatcactacctgtcttctctatgttgcatagccctccctgtgcccccccacagattatacatgctaatgccccctttcttttccacccccttatccctcccttcccacccatcctccccagtcccgttccctttggtaactgttagtccatttgtgggttctgtgattctgctgccattttgttccttcagtttttctttcttcttatactccacagatgagtgaaatcatttggtacttgtctttctctgcctggcttatttcactgagaataataccctccagctccatccatgttgttgcaaatggtaggatctgttttcttcttatggctgaataatattccattgtgtatatgtaccacatcttctttatcattcatctactgatggacacttaggttgcttccatttcttggctattgtaaatagtgctgcgataaacataggggtgcatatgtctttttcaaactgggctgctgcagtcttagggtaaattcctagaagtgggattcgtgggtcaaatggtatgtctattttaagcattttgaggaacctccatactgctttccacaatggttgaactaatttacattcccaccagcagtgtaggagggttcccctttctccacaacctcac of Manis javanica isolate MJ-LG chromosome 4, MJ_LKY, whole genome shotgun sequence contains these proteins:
- the LOC108383755 gene encoding C-C motif chemokine 4, which gives rise to MKLCVTVLSLLVLVAAFCSPALSAPMGSDPPTACCFSYIQRKLPRNFVVDYYETSSLCSQPAVVFQTKKGRQVCANPSESWVQEYMDDLELN